Proteins found in one Alicyclobacillus cycloheptanicus genomic segment:
- a CDS encoding GTPase gives MQTEFPNQPGYAPAGALERPNPVCRRCFRISHYGEFTPVELPEASYQAVVREALAQADQIVYVLDVFDINGSLVPNLAALLANRAVHLAVNKVDVLPAEVEPEALRQWIRRVVESAGVKVADVWFVSAATGSGIGELMDGLAHGDGTRVCVVGMANVGKSTLLNQLIRRSGPDAKPQFTTSRMPGTTLGMTRAKIVLQGGRTLTLMDTPGLIEGHRVTDFLCADCLKATVPATRLRPRVYQLDSGQTLFLGGFARLDFESGAHQPVVCYVSNDLVVHRTKLERADAFWESHQDDLLQVPCAACRARLGPLQPHRVWSDRARVNPGQRTADGLRIGRAGGDIVLPGLGWITLFGAAFAGRLYVPDGVVARVRPRLIGHVSRMDK, from the coding sequence TTGCAAACCGAATTTCCGAATCAGCCCGGGTACGCGCCTGCGGGTGCACTGGAGCGGCCCAACCCGGTCTGCCGCCGCTGTTTCCGGATTTCGCACTACGGCGAATTTACGCCGGTGGAACTGCCGGAAGCCAGCTATCAAGCCGTGGTACGGGAAGCGCTGGCGCAGGCCGACCAAATTGTGTACGTGCTCGACGTGTTTGACATCAACGGCTCGCTGGTGCCCAATCTGGCCGCGCTGTTGGCGAACCGCGCCGTCCACTTGGCCGTCAATAAGGTCGATGTCCTGCCGGCGGAGGTCGAACCGGAGGCGCTGCGCCAGTGGATCCGCAGGGTGGTTGAGTCCGCCGGGGTCAAGGTGGCGGATGTCTGGTTTGTCAGCGCAGCCACGGGCAGCGGCATCGGCGAACTGATGGACGGGCTGGCGCACGGGGACGGCACGCGCGTGTGCGTGGTGGGGATGGCGAATGTGGGCAAGTCCACCCTCCTCAACCAGCTCATCCGGCGCAGCGGACCAGATGCAAAGCCGCAGTTCACCACCTCGCGGATGCCGGGCACAACACTGGGCATGACGCGCGCGAAGATCGTCCTGCAGGGCGGGCGGACGCTCACGTTGATGGATACGCCCGGGCTCATCGAGGGTCACCGGGTCACGGATTTCCTGTGCGCGGACTGCCTCAAAGCCACGGTGCCAGCGACACGGCTGCGGCCGCGGGTGTATCAGCTGGACAGCGGCCAGACGCTGTTCCTCGGCGGCTTCGCGCGCCTCGATTTCGAGTCCGGGGCGCATCAACCGGTGGTGTGCTACGTGAGCAACGATCTCGTCGTACACAGAACCAAGCTGGAGCGCGCGGACGCGTTCTGGGAGAGCCACCAGGACGACTTATTGCAAGTTCCTTGCGCCGCCTGTCGCGCGCGGCTGGGGCCGTTGCAGCCGCACCGCGTGTGGTCCGACCGGGCGCGGGTGAACCCAGGCCAGCGCACCGCGGACGGCCTTCGCATTGGCAGAGCCGGCGGGGACATCGTGCTGCCTGGACTTGGGTGGATCACGCTGTTTGGCGCCGCCTTTGCCGGGCGCCTTTACGTTCCGGACGGTGTTGTGGCGCGTGTGCGCCCGCGTTTGATTGGGCATGTCAGCCGCATGGACAAGTGA